A window from Bos mutus isolate GX-2022 chromosome 1, NWIPB_WYAK_1.1, whole genome shotgun sequence encodes these proteins:
- the TAGLN3 gene encoding transgelin-3, with protein MANRGPSYGLSREVQEKIEQKYDADLENKLVDWIILQCAEDIEHPPPGRAHFQKWLMDGTVLCKLINSLYPPGQEPIPKISESKMAFKQMEQISQFLKAAEIYGVRTTDIFQTVDLWEGKDMAAVQRTLMALGSVAVTKDDGCYRGEPSWFHRKAQQNRRGFSEEQLRQGQNVIGLQMGSNKGASQAGMTGYGMPRQIM; from the exons ATGGCTAACAGGGGCCCGAGCTACGGCTTAAGCCGAGAGGTGCAGGAGAAGATCGAGCAGAAGTACGACGCGGACCTGGAGAACAAGCTGGTGGACTGGATCATCCTTCAGTGCGCCGAGGACATAGAGCACCCGCCCCCGGGCAGGGCCCATTTTCAGAAATGGTTGATGGACGGAACG gtctTGTGCAAGCTGATAAACAGTTTATACCCACCAGGACAAGAGCCCATTCCCAAGATCTCAGAGTCCAAGATGGCTTTTAAGCAGATGGAGCAGATCTCCCAGTTCCTAAAAGCTGCGGAGATCTATGGTGTCAGGACCACCGACATTTTTCAGACCGTGGATCTGTGGGAAG GAAAGGACATGGCAGCCGTGCAGAGGACCCTGATGGCTCTGGGCAGCGTTGCTGTCACCAAGGATGATGGCTGTTACCGGGGAGAACCGTCTTGGTTTCACAG GAAAGCCCAGCAGAATCGGAGAGGATTTTCCGAGGAGCAGCTTCGCCAGGGACAGAACGTAATAGGCCTGCAGATGGGCAGCAACAAGGGAGCCTCCCAGGCAGGCATGACCGGGTATGGAATGCCCAGGCAGATCATGTAA